The Streptomyces cynarae genome contains a region encoding:
- a CDS encoding beta-galactosidase gives MTTRSLTDRLGGLAFGGDYNPEQWDEPVWKEDDELMRRARVNLATVGVFSWAMLEPEEGRYDFAWLDAHIDRLHANGVAVDLATPTASPPPWFTLAHPDALPVTPDGTRLTHGSRDTYCLTAPAYRSAARRIASALAERYGDHPALALWHVHNEYATLCYCDHTAAAFRVWLRARHGSLDALNDAWGTAFWSQRYTSWEQVLPPRTTQWHKNPGQALDFRRFWSDEIIAAYREQRDAIRAHSDRPVTTNLMLPAYQNIDLWALARELDVVSSDQYPGSPGVDAAADAAFHADRTRSLAGGRPWLLMEQGTNTVYDRDRVLAKEPGDILRHTLGHIGRGSEGALFFQWRQSRAGAETWHSAMVPHTGPDSRIFREVTQVGEAVARLGELAGSTVTAPVAVLHDSDAWWALGVDGLPSADLDYHATLGRAHRALWDAGVTVDFAHPEHELGRYALVIAPALFLLSDASAENLRRYVADGGTLLVQHANGYVDDRMHARLGGYPAAPLREALGIRVEEYRPLRRDERITLSDGSQGTVWSESLRCEGAETLAAYTHGMLAGSPALTRHRFGTGQSWYLSTRLDDADHAALVRRLLDEAGIEPELPGLPPGVEAVARHAPDGRRWRVLINHRPETVPLPEPAHDLLTRSTPSELPPGGCAVLRTA, from the coding sequence ATGACCACCCGCAGCCTGACCGACCGCCTGGGCGGCCTCGCCTTCGGCGGCGACTACAACCCCGAACAGTGGGACGAGCCTGTGTGGAAGGAGGACGACGAGCTGATGCGCCGGGCCAGGGTCAACCTCGCCACGGTCGGCGTCTTCTCCTGGGCCATGCTGGAACCGGAGGAGGGCCGCTACGACTTCGCCTGGCTGGACGCCCACATCGACCGCCTGCACGCGAACGGCGTGGCCGTCGACCTCGCCACCCCCACCGCCTCCCCGCCCCCCTGGTTCACCCTGGCCCACCCCGACGCGCTGCCGGTCACCCCCGACGGCACCCGCCTCACCCACGGCAGCCGCGACACCTACTGCCTCACCGCGCCCGCCTACCGCAGCGCGGCCCGCCGCATCGCCTCCGCCCTGGCCGAACGATACGGCGACCACCCCGCCCTCGCGCTGTGGCACGTCCACAACGAGTACGCCACGCTCTGCTACTGCGACCACACCGCCGCGGCCTTCCGGGTGTGGCTGCGCGCCCGCCACGGCTCACTGGACGCCCTCAACGACGCTTGGGGGACGGCCTTCTGGAGCCAGCGCTACACCTCCTGGGAGCAAGTGCTGCCGCCGCGTACGACGCAGTGGCACAAGAACCCAGGCCAGGCACTGGACTTCCGCCGCTTCTGGTCCGACGAGATCATCGCCGCCTACCGCGAGCAGCGCGACGCCATCCGCGCGCACAGCGACCGGCCGGTGACGACCAACCTGATGCTCCCCGCCTACCAGAACATCGATCTGTGGGCCCTCGCCCGGGAGCTCGACGTGGTCAGCTCGGACCAGTACCCCGGCTCACCCGGCGTGGACGCCGCCGCCGACGCCGCCTTCCACGCCGACCGCACCCGCTCCCTGGCCGGCGGCCGCCCCTGGCTGCTGATGGAACAGGGCACCAATACCGTCTACGACCGCGACCGGGTCCTCGCCAAGGAGCCCGGGGACATCCTGCGCCACACCCTCGGCCACATCGGGCGCGGTTCGGAGGGCGCCCTCTTCTTCCAGTGGCGGCAGTCCCGGGCCGGCGCCGAGACGTGGCACTCGGCGATGGTCCCGCACACGGGGCCGGACAGCCGCATCTTCCGTGAGGTCACACAGGTCGGCGAGGCGGTCGCCCGGCTCGGCGAGCTGGCGGGATCGACGGTCACCGCCCCGGTGGCCGTCCTGCACGACTCGGACGCCTGGTGGGCGCTCGGCGTGGACGGCCTCCCCTCGGCGGACCTCGACTACCACGCGACACTCGGCCGGGCTCACCGGGCACTGTGGGACGCCGGAGTCACGGTCGACTTCGCCCACCCCGAACACGAATTGGGCCGCTACGCGCTCGTCATCGCGCCGGCCCTGTTCCTCCTCTCCGACGCGAGCGCCGAGAACCTGCGCCGTTACGTCGCCGACGGCGGAACCCTCCTCGTCCAGCACGCGAACGGATACGTCGACGACCGCATGCACGCCAGGCTCGGCGGCTACCCCGCCGCCCCCCTCCGCGAGGCGCTGGGCATCCGCGTCGAGGAGTACCGGCCGCTGCGGCGGGACGAGCGGATCACCCTGTCGGACGGATCGCAGGGCACCGTCTGGAGCGAGTCGCTGCGCTGCGAAGGCGCGGAGACGCTCGCCGCCTACACCCACGGCATGCTCGCCGGCAGCCCGGCGCTGACCCGTCACCGCTTCGGCACCGGGCAGAGCTGGTACCTGTCCACCCGTCTCGACGACGCCGACCACGCCGCCCTGGTCCGCCGTCTGCTCGACGAGGCCGGCATCGAGCCGGAGCTGCCCGGTCTGCCGCCCGGTGTCGAAGCCGTCGCGCGGCACGCGCCCGACGGCCGCCGCTGGCGCGTCCTGATCAACCACCGCCCCGAAACCGTGCCCCTGCCCGAGCCCGCCCACGACCTGCTCACGCGCAGCACGCCGTCCGAACTGCCGCCCGGCGGCTGCGCGGTGCTCCGCACGGCCTGA
- a CDS encoding glycoside hydrolase family 3 protein gives MGSPSLPAARLPFRDPALPIDKRVDDLLGRLTLDERIALLHQYAPAVERLGIAAFRTGTEALHGVSWLGEATVFPQAVGLGATWDEDLVHQVAEAVSTELRAFHHHRPTANGIGTNSLQAWAPVVNLLRDPRWGRNEEGYSEDPVHTARLGTAYCAGLAGGHPTYLRAAAVLKHFLAYNNEDDRCVTSSGLRPRVLQEYDLAAFRPVVASGAATGAMAAYNLVNGRPCHVSPLIETELRSWALSTGHELFVVSDAEAPSNLVDQEHYFDDHASGHAAALKAGIDSFTDQNEDSATVIGRLREALERGLIDEADIDRAVRRQLQLRFRLGEFDADLDPYTGIGPEVIDCAEHRALALRAATDSVVLLRNDGLLPLEADRAPRIAVIGPLADVLYEDWYSGTLPYQVGIASGLRAALGEGGGDVVTVEGADRIALRSRTTGDPLGGTAFDVSEWGNGVLTLRDTATGRYLTRKDDDSLVADHEVIKTWFINETFFLEPDPAGDADIVLLRNVFTGRYAAVDPADGRVRVTAETPQAAERWQRELLRDGAAEAQAVAEAADVAVVVLGNHPLINGRETEDRSGTALPETQEALLRAVAAVRPETALVVMSSYPYALDWADEHLPAVVWTSHGGQETGRALAAVLLGEADPAGRLPQTWYRGDDELPHPLDYDVIKAGWTYQYHRTAPLYPFGHGLSYTDFAHDDLRLSTATMAQDGTLDVTVTLSNTGMRSGSEVVQLYVRALDARYEAPRLKLADFRKVRLEAGENRQLAFRLPAEQLAHWDVATRTFTVDPGAYEVLVARSAEHVTLTAPLTVTGAPPAPRALVDRRTLAVDFDDYTDVTLVDATRTAGDAVTPADPARPATLLFRSVDLSGAARFQAEVACEDTGPGEARLEVRAGDRLLTEIAVPVTGSRYTWTTATADTAAPGDGVHDLRLTLHGAFRLASFRFDSPADDPHVEAGAL, from the coding sequence GTGGGTTCTCCCTCCCTGCCCGCCGCCCGGCTTCCGTTCCGCGACCCGGCGCTGCCGATCGACAAGCGCGTCGACGACCTGCTCGGCCGGCTCACGCTCGACGAGCGGATCGCGCTGCTGCACCAGTACGCGCCGGCCGTCGAGCGCCTCGGCATCGCCGCGTTCCGCACCGGCACGGAGGCGCTGCACGGCGTGTCCTGGCTCGGCGAGGCGACGGTCTTCCCGCAGGCCGTGGGACTGGGCGCGACCTGGGACGAGGACCTGGTCCACCAGGTCGCCGAGGCCGTCTCCACCGAACTGCGCGCCTTCCACCACCACCGCCCGACGGCGAACGGCATCGGCACCAACAGCCTCCAGGCCTGGGCCCCCGTGGTGAACCTGCTGCGCGACCCGCGATGGGGGCGCAACGAGGAGGGCTACTCCGAGGACCCGGTACACACCGCGCGGCTGGGCACGGCCTACTGCGCGGGCCTGGCCGGCGGCCACCCCACCTACCTGCGCGCGGCCGCGGTGCTCAAGCACTTCCTCGCCTACAACAACGAGGACGACCGCTGCGTCACCTCCTCCGGCCTGCGCCCCCGCGTCCTGCAGGAGTACGACCTGGCCGCCTTCCGGCCCGTCGTCGCCTCGGGCGCGGCGACCGGCGCGATGGCCGCCTACAACCTGGTCAACGGCCGTCCCTGCCACGTCAGCCCGCTCATCGAGACCGAACTGCGCAGCTGGGCCCTGTCCACCGGACATGAGCTGTTCGTCGTCAGCGACGCCGAGGCGCCGTCCAACCTGGTCGATCAGGAGCACTACTTCGACGACCACGCCTCGGGCCACGCCGCGGCACTGAAAGCCGGCATCGACAGTTTCACCGACCAGAACGAGGACAGCGCGACCGTGATCGGGCGACTGCGCGAGGCTCTGGAGCGCGGCCTGATCGACGAGGCGGACATCGACCGCGCGGTACGGCGCCAGCTGCAACTCCGCTTCCGGCTCGGCGAGTTCGACGCGGACCTCGACCCGTACACCGGCATCGGTCCGGAGGTGATCGACTGCGCCGAGCACCGCGCCCTCGCCCTGCGCGCCGCGACCGACTCGGTGGTGCTGCTCAGGAACGACGGCCTGCTGCCCCTCGAGGCGGACCGCGCACCGCGGATCGCCGTCATCGGCCCGCTCGCCGACGTCCTGTACGAGGACTGGTACAGCGGCACCCTGCCCTACCAGGTCGGCATCGCCTCCGGGCTGCGCGCGGCGCTCGGTGAAGGCGGCGGCGACGTCGTCACCGTGGAGGGCGCCGACCGGATCGCGCTGCGTTCCCGCACCACGGGCGACCCGTTGGGCGGGACCGCGTTCGACGTCTCCGAGTGGGGAAACGGTGTCCTGACCCTGCGCGACACCGCAACCGGCCGCTACCTCACGCGCAAGGACGACGACTCGCTCGTCGCGGACCACGAGGTCATCAAGACCTGGTTCATCAACGAGACTTTCTTCCTGGAGCCCGATCCGGCCGGCGACGCCGACATCGTGCTTCTGCGCAACGTCTTCACCGGCCGGTACGCGGCCGTCGATCCCGCCGACGGCCGCGTCCGCGTCACCGCCGAGACCCCGCAGGCCGCCGAACGCTGGCAGCGGGAGCTGCTGCGGGACGGCGCGGCCGAGGCCCAGGCCGTCGCCGAGGCGGCCGACGTGGCGGTCGTCGTCCTCGGCAACCACCCGCTCATCAACGGCCGCGAGACCGAGGACCGTTCGGGCACCGCACTGCCCGAGACCCAGGAGGCGCTGCTGCGCGCGGTCGCCGCGGTCCGCCCGGAGACGGCGCTGGTCGTCATGAGCAGTTACCCCTACGCCCTCGACTGGGCCGACGAGCACCTGCCCGCCGTGGTGTGGACGTCCCACGGCGGGCAGGAGACAGGCCGGGCACTGGCCGCCGTACTGCTCGGCGAGGCCGACCCCGCGGGCCGGCTGCCGCAGACCTGGTACCGGGGCGACGACGAGCTCCCGCACCCCCTCGACTACGACGTCATCAAGGCGGGCTGGACCTACCAGTACCACCGCACGGCACCCCTGTACCCGTTCGGCCACGGCCTGTCCTACACCGACTTCGCCCACGACGACCTGCGGCTGTCCACGGCGACGATGGCGCAGGACGGCACGCTCGACGTCACGGTGACGCTCTCCAACACCGGAATGCGGTCCGGAAGCGAGGTGGTCCAGCTGTACGTCCGTGCCCTGGACGCCCGCTATGAGGCACCCCGGCTGAAGCTCGCCGACTTCCGCAAGGTGCGGCTCGAAGCAGGCGAGAACCGGCAGCTGGCCTTCCGGCTGCCCGCCGAACAGCTCGCTCACTGGGACGTCGCCACACGAACCTTCACCGTGGACCCCGGCGCCTACGAGGTCCTCGTCGCCCGTTCCGCGGAACACGTCACCCTCACCGCACCGTTGACGGTGACGGGCGCGCCACCCGCGCCCCGCGCGCTCGTCGACCGGCGCACCCTGGCCGTCGACTTCGACGACTACACGGACGTCACCCTCGTCGACGCCACCCGCACCGCCGGCGACGCGGTCACGCCGGCCGATCCCGCACGCCCCGCGACCCTGCTGTTCCGCTCCGTCGACCTGTCCGGGGCCGCCCGCTTCCAGGCGGAGGTCGCGTGCGAGGACACCGGGCCGGGTGAAGCACGCCTTGAGGTCCGGGCCGGCGACCGGCTTCTGACGGAGATCGCCGTACCGGTCACGGGCAGCCGCTACACGTGGACCACGGCAACCGCCGACACCGCGGCCCCCGGCGACGGTGTCCACGACCTGCGGCTGACCCTGCACGGCGCCTTCCGCCTCGCCTCCTTCCGCTTCGACTCGCCCGCCGACGACCCGCACGTCGAGGCCGGAGCCCTCTGA
- a CDS encoding LacI family DNA-binding transcriptional regulator: MVTIADVAGHAGVSSSTVSYALNSKRPVSAFSGPAQELGVTVRESSRPAVAKSLRSEDQS, translated from the coding sequence ATGGTGACCATCGCCGACGTGGCCGGACACGCGGGTGTCTCGTCCAGCACGGTCAGCTACGCGCTCAACAGCAAGCGCCCCGTCTCCGCCTTCTCCGGACCGGCACAGGAACTCGGCGTGACGGTACGTGAGAGCAGTCGCCCAGCAGTTGCCAAGTCCCTTCGCTCCGAGGACCAGTCATGA
- a CDS encoding RICIN domain-containing protein: MRPLRIGAGLRAAFAAVVVVCATVLPAQTANAATTNFYVDPVNGSDSNSGTSTAAAFKTIQAAQAAVRAIDTNMSDDIVVNLRGGTYTLAGPITFGTGDSGTNGHNVVYQAYNGETPVVTSGRTISGWTAVGNGEYQAPVGTFNFRQMYVNGVRATRARYPDLGSDFQLQGSDKTNQLLKVLSSQISNWGNFSQVEMNLELQWAESYLRLKSYTTSGSTANVSIQNHEAGILFPRPYPILANGSPFHFENAHEFLNEPGEFYVDTTAQKVYYKPRSGEDMSTALVQAPTLRTLFDVQGTSLDSPAHNLRFSGITFAQTTWMEATDNGLLNAQGGNYNISADANNNQYVNRPPAGVYVADADSVSFTGNTFTQMGATALDLHHGVHNSSVTGNLIHDVSGNGIMVGKFSDPTVEMHTIYNPPTSPAGEDPREVVKGVTVTDNLITRIGEDYLGTAGINAGFVNGTTINHNDITDAPWAGISLGWGWESAANAEGNNTISYNRIGNVLNRLCDTAGIYHLSNDPGTVIGNNYIHDVTRGPAACGSAVAGIYLDEGSDDLTVSNNVLSHTDGFINQNRNGSSVTLSGNSTTGTSVMEASGLEPAYQGLAAKLNLAYGKPASASSVTGSSWTPDKADDNNASTGWSPTGTDSSAWWQVDLGQAYELGQYSFTTRQDIDQPETRSNFEIRASNDPTFATYSVVGRQGATTLPLGSTLTGNIDVRQRFRYIRVAKTDGAYFFIADFSVQQANGALEDSVGTPNVNPSTYYTLKNVNSGQLADVYQGQTTDGASVIQWPSNSGANQQWNIVQVTGQLYKIVNRNSGKVLDVPNGNHRRGTALDQWTWNGGNNQLWYFEPAGSGWVIRNFETGQVMEVGGNSTTSGAAIDEWMALNQPNQTWTIQ, encoded by the coding sequence ATGAGACCCCTACGCATCGGCGCGGGGCTGAGGGCGGCATTCGCGGCGGTGGTCGTCGTCTGCGCGACCGTGCTGCCCGCCCAGACCGCCAACGCGGCTACGACGAACTTCTACGTCGACCCCGTCAACGGCAGTGACAGCAACTCGGGTACCAGCACCGCCGCGGCCTTCAAGACGATCCAGGCGGCCCAGGCCGCGGTCCGCGCCATCGACACGAACATGTCCGACGACATCGTGGTGAACCTGCGCGGAGGCACCTACACCCTCGCCGGCCCGATCACGTTCGGCACCGGCGACTCCGGAACCAACGGCCACAACGTGGTCTACCAGGCGTACAACGGCGAGACGCCCGTCGTGACCAGCGGCAGGACCATCAGCGGTTGGACCGCCGTCGGCAACGGCGAGTACCAGGCGCCGGTGGGCACCTTCAACTTCCGGCAGATGTACGTCAACGGGGTGCGCGCCACCCGTGCCCGCTACCCCGACCTCGGGTCGGACTTCCAGCTGCAGGGCAGCGACAAGACCAACCAGCTGCTGAAGGTTCTCAGCTCGCAGATCTCCAACTGGGGCAACTTCAGCCAGGTCGAGATGAACCTGGAACTGCAGTGGGCTGAGAGCTACCTGCGCCTGAAGTCGTACACCACCTCGGGCAGCACGGCCAACGTCTCGATCCAGAACCACGAAGCGGGCATCCTGTTCCCGCGCCCGTACCCGATCCTGGCCAACGGATCGCCCTTCCACTTCGAGAACGCCCACGAGTTCCTCAACGAACCGGGCGAGTTCTACGTCGACACCACCGCCCAGAAGGTGTACTACAAGCCCCGCTCCGGGGAGGACATGTCGACGGCCCTCGTGCAGGCCCCGACCCTCCGGACACTCTTCGACGTCCAGGGCACCAGCCTCGACAGCCCGGCTCACAACCTGCGGTTCTCCGGCATCACCTTCGCCCAGACCACCTGGATGGAAGCGACCGACAACGGCCTGCTCAACGCCCAGGGCGGCAATTACAACATCTCCGCCGACGCGAACAACAACCAGTACGTCAACCGTCCTCCCGCCGGCGTCTACGTCGCCGACGCCGACAGCGTCTCGTTCACCGGCAACACCTTCACCCAGATGGGCGCGACTGCTCTCGACCTGCACCACGGGGTCCACAACAGCAGCGTGACCGGCAACCTCATCCACGACGTCTCGGGCAACGGGATCATGGTGGGCAAGTTCTCCGACCCCACCGTGGAGATGCACACCATCTACAACCCTCCGACCTCCCCGGCCGGCGAGGACCCCCGGGAGGTCGTCAAGGGCGTCACGGTCACCGACAACCTGATCACCCGGATCGGTGAGGACTACCTGGGCACGGCCGGCATCAACGCGGGCTTCGTCAACGGCACCACGATCAACCACAACGACATCACCGACGCCCCATGGGCCGGCATCTCCCTGGGATGGGGCTGGGAGTCCGCGGCCAACGCCGAGGGCAACAACACCATCAGCTACAACCGGATCGGCAATGTGCTGAACCGGCTGTGCGACACCGCCGGCATCTACCACCTGTCGAACGACCCGGGCACGGTGATCGGCAACAACTACATCCACGACGTCACGCGGGGCCCCGCGGCGTGCGGTTCGGCGGTGGCCGGCATCTACCTGGACGAGGGGTCGGACGACCTGACGGTCTCGAACAACGTCCTGTCGCACACCGACGGCTTCATCAACCAGAACCGCAACGGATCCAGCGTCACCCTGTCCGGCAACTCCACGACCGGCACCTCGGTCATGGAAGCCTCGGGCCTCGAGCCCGCATACCAGGGGCTGGCGGCGAAGCTCAACCTCGCCTACGGCAAGCCTGCCTCCGCCTCCTCCGTCACCGGCTCCAGCTGGACCCCGGACAAGGCCGACGACAACAACGCCTCGACCGGCTGGTCGCCCACCGGCACCGACTCCTCGGCGTGGTGGCAGGTCGACCTTGGACAGGCGTACGAGCTGGGGCAGTACTCCTTCACCACCCGCCAGGACATCGACCAGCCCGAGACACGCAGCAACTTCGAGATACGGGCCTCCAACGACCCCACGTTCGCCACCTACAGCGTGGTGGGACGCCAGGGCGCCACGACCCTGCCGCTCGGTTCCACGCTCACGGGGAACATCGACGTACGTCAGAGGTTCCGGTACATCCGGGTGGCCAAGACCGACGGCGCCTACTTCTTCATCGCCGACTTCAGCGTGCAGCAGGCGAACGGTGCACTGGAGGACTCGGTCGGCACGCCGAACGTCAACCCGTCGACGTACTACACGCTCAAGAACGTCAACAGCGGCCAGCTGGCCGACGTGTACCAAGGCCAGACCACCGACGGCGCATCCGTCATCCAGTGGCCGAGCAACAGCGGCGCCAACCAGCAGTGGAACATCGTGCAGGTCACCGGCCAGCTCTACAAGATCGTCAATCGGAACAGCGGCAAGGTCCTCGACGTGCCCAACGGGAATCACAGGAGGGGAACGGCGCTGGACCAGTGGACCTGGAACGGCGGCAACAACCAGCTCTGGTACTTCGAACCGGCCGGCAGCGGGTGGGTCATCCGCAACTTCGAGACCGGGCAGGTCATGGAGGTCGGCGGCAACTCGACGACCAGCGGTGCCGCCATCGACGAGTGGATGGCGCTGAACCAGCCCAACCAGACGTGGACGATCCAGTGA
- a CDS encoding glycoside hydrolase family 31 protein — protein sequence MYQHVEAGIERRTQGEVLRVEPWGLHAVRVRAAADTIDDGPSWALDLPVPGAGKAEAHVREDGTARLVNGRITVEADGHGRLRFLRTGEGHEARELLAEKRPYHGCPGPRVHTPRGDGTYTAEQTFEGYDGERIHGLGQQPHGSLDHKGRVIDLVQRNTVVSIPFLHSSRGYGLLWNNPATGRVELAADATRWVAEQTRQVDYWIVAGDTPAEIMAAYADATGHPPLLPDWASGFWQSKLRYRTQDELLGVAREHHRRGLPLSVIVCDFFHWTRMGDWSFDPEDWPDPAAMTKELDSLGVRLVVSVWPTLQDDSANYEALRACGGLVRDSHGGLLRHHWPARGGDQRYLPMAYYDATHPRARQLLWEQLRANYAQLGVSAFWFDACEPDLPPSLAPRAVYHAGPGPQVGNAYGHEHARTVADGLRATGDDRPLSLIRSAWAGSQRHGVALWSGDILPTFDSLAAQVRTGLNVAMSGIPWWHTDIGGFLGGNPDDPGYRELLIRWFQYGTFSPVMRLHGDREPNQPFSARMSGGPNEVWSYGEQAYPVLRDHLLLRERLRPYLHGLAETAHRTGAPPMRPLFFDFPDDETAWDVDDQYMLGPDLLVAPVIEAGARERTVHLPHGARWIDTATGTEHEGGKTLPVAAPLERIPVFVRAGSRLAGTQVY from the coding sequence ATGTACCAGCACGTCGAAGCCGGGATCGAGCGCCGCACCCAGGGGGAGGTGCTGCGCGTCGAACCCTGGGGCCTGCACGCGGTCCGGGTACGCGCGGCGGCCGACACCATCGACGACGGGCCGAGCTGGGCGCTCGACCTGCCGGTGCCGGGCGCGGGGAAGGCCGAGGCGCACGTCCGCGAGGACGGTACAGCCCGCCTGGTCAACGGACGCATCACCGTAGAGGCCGACGGGCACGGGCGACTGCGCTTCCTGCGTACCGGGGAGGGGCACGAGGCCCGCGAACTGCTGGCCGAGAAGCGGCCGTACCACGGCTGTCCCGGCCCCCGCGTCCACACCCCGCGCGGCGACGGCACCTACACCGCCGAGCAGACCTTCGAAGGCTACGACGGCGAGCGCATCCACGGCCTGGGCCAGCAGCCGCACGGCAGCCTGGACCACAAGGGCCGCGTCATCGACCTGGTCCAGCGCAACACCGTCGTCTCGATCCCCTTCCTGCACTCCTCCCGTGGCTACGGACTGCTGTGGAACAATCCCGCCACCGGCCGCGTCGAACTCGCCGCGGACGCCACCCGCTGGGTCGCCGAGCAGACCCGCCAGGTCGACTACTGGATCGTCGCGGGCGACACACCCGCCGAGATCATGGCCGCCTACGCCGACGCCACCGGCCACCCACCCCTGCTGCCCGACTGGGCGAGCGGCTTCTGGCAGTCCAAGCTGCGCTACCGCACGCAGGACGAACTCCTCGGCGTCGCCCGCGAACACCACCGCCGTGGCCTGCCGCTGTCCGTCATCGTCTGCGACTTCTTCCACTGGACACGCATGGGCGACTGGTCCTTCGACCCCGAGGACTGGCCCGACCCCGCTGCCATGACCAAGGAGCTGGACTCCCTCGGCGTACGGCTCGTCGTGTCCGTCTGGCCCACCCTGCAGGACGACAGCGCCAACTACGAGGCCCTGCGCGCCTGCGGCGGCCTGGTCCGCGACAGCCACGGCGGCCTGCTGCGCCACCACTGGCCGGCGCGCGGCGGTGACCAGCGCTACCTGCCGATGGCGTACTACGATGCGACGCACCCCCGCGCCCGGCAACTGCTGTGGGAGCAACTCCGCGCCAACTACGCACAACTGGGCGTCTCCGCCTTCTGGTTCGACGCCTGCGAACCCGACCTGCCGCCGAGCCTCGCGCCGCGAGCCGTCTACCACGCCGGACCGGGTCCGCAGGTCGGCAACGCATACGGCCACGAGCATGCGCGCACCGTCGCCGACGGACTGCGCGCAACCGGCGACGACCGGCCGCTGAGCCTGATCCGCTCGGCCTGGGCCGGCAGCCAGCGCCACGGAGTCGCGCTGTGGTCCGGGGACATCCTGCCCACCTTCGACTCCCTGGCCGCCCAGGTCCGCACGGGTCTCAACGTCGCCATGAGCGGCATCCCCTGGTGGCACACCGACATCGGCGGCTTCCTGGGCGGCAACCCGGACGACCCGGGGTACCGGGAACTGCTCATCCGCTGGTTCCAGTACGGCACGTTCAGCCCGGTCATGCGCCTGCACGGCGACCGCGAACCGAACCAGCCCTTCAGCGCGCGGATGAGCGGCGGCCCCAACGAGGTCTGGTCGTACGGCGAGCAGGCCTACCCGGTCCTGCGTGACCACCTCCTGCTGCGCGAACGCCTGCGCCCCTACCTCCATGGGCTCGCCGAGACCGCCCACCGCACCGGTGCCCCGCCCATGCGCCCGCTGTTCTTCGACTTCCCCGACGACGAGACCGCCTGGGACGTCGACGACCAGTACATGCTCGGCCCCGACCTGCTCGTCGCACCGGTGATCGAGGCGGGCGCCCGCGAGCGGACCGTCCATCTGCCGCACGGGGCCCGCTGGATCGACACCGCGACCGGGACGGAACACGAGGGCGGCAAGACGCTGCCCGTCGCCGCTCCGCTGGAGCGCATACCCGTCTTCGTCCGCGCCGGGTCACGTCTTGCCGGGACGCAGGTGTACTGA